A DNA window from Streptomyces bacillaris contains the following coding sequences:
- a CDS encoding ABC transporter ATP-binding protein: protein MCAVRDLVKTYPAARGRRGTPATPEVRATDGISLDVERGEIFGLLGPNGAGKSTLVRQLTGLMRPDSGSVEVLGHDLVRHPERASRLIGYLGQESTALDELTVSLAAETTGRLRGLQVREARAERDAVLEELGLTELAGRPLKKLSGGQRRLACFAATLVGDRPVLVLDEPTTGMDPVARRAVWAAVDRRRAERGATVLLVTHNVIEAETVLDRVAVLERGRVIACDTPSGLKEKVAGEVRVELMWRERAPLEVPEVAALRPLAQESGRRWVLRLGPDEARAAVAAVTGGAAFAALDDFTLATPSLEDVYLALGGDAANATKGLVKA, encoded by the coding sequence GTGTGCGCGGTGCGTGACCTCGTCAAGACCTATCCCGCCGCCCGGGGCCGCCGCGGCACCCCCGCCACCCCCGAGGTGCGGGCCACCGACGGGATCAGCCTCGACGTCGAGCGCGGCGAGATCTTCGGACTGCTCGGCCCCAACGGCGCCGGCAAGTCCACCCTGGTCCGCCAGCTCACCGGGCTGATGCGCCCCGACTCCGGCTCCGTCGAGGTCCTCGGCCACGACCTCGTACGCCACCCCGAGCGGGCCTCCCGGCTGATCGGCTACCTGGGGCAGGAGTCCACCGCCCTGGACGAGCTGACGGTTTCCCTGGCCGCCGAGACCACCGGACGGCTGCGCGGACTCCAGGTCCGCGAGGCGCGTGCCGAACGCGACGCCGTACTGGAGGAACTCGGCCTCACCGAGCTGGCCGGGCGGCCGCTCAAGAAGCTCTCCGGCGGTCAGCGCCGGCTCGCCTGCTTCGCCGCCACGCTCGTCGGGGACCGGCCCGTGCTGGTCCTGGACGAGCCCACGACCGGGATGGACCCGGTGGCCCGGCGGGCCGTCTGGGCCGCCGTCGACCGCCGCCGGGCCGAGCGCGGCGCCACCGTCCTGCTGGTCACCCACAACGTCATCGAGGCCGAGACCGTCCTCGACCGGGTCGCCGTCCTGGAGCGCGGCCGGGTCATCGCCTGCGACACCCCCTCCGGGCTCAAGGAGAAGGTGGCGGGCGAGGTCCGCGTCGAGCTGATGTGGCGCGAGCGAGCCCCGCTGGAGGTTCCGGAGGTCGCCGCGCTGCGCCCGCTGGCCCAGGAGTCCGGGCGGCGCTGGGTGCTCCGGCTCGGCCCCGACGAGGCCCGGGCCGCGGTCGCCGCGGTGACGGGCGGCGCGGCCTTCGCCGCGCTCGACGATTTCACCCTGGCCACACCCAGCCTGGAAGATGTGTACCTGGCGCTCGGGGGAGACGCGGCCAATGCGACCAAGGGGCTGGTGAAGGCGTGA
- a CDS encoding ABC transporter permease yields MTSIVPARTAPSRVRPQPRPSGPGSAARTVPAPLAPRARLLPSLAAVYRAQLSRARVARIPLLFVATFQSVGIMVLMRGVVDGGAEARAVVAGSSVLVVAFVALNLLAQYFGQLRAGGGLDHYATLPVPPAAVVLGAAAAYASFTVPGTVFTAITGSVLFQLPMTHLWVLVAVIPLSGAALAGLGAALGLLAPRPELATLLGQLGMSAALLLGVLPADRLPGPVGWARDLLPSTYGVEALARSFDTAPDWGLIGFFLAICAAVGVLSLAVATWAYRRAAVR; encoded by the coding sequence GTGACCAGCATCGTTCCGGCCCGGACCGCACCGTCGCGCGTCCGCCCGCAGCCCCGCCCCTCCGGCCCCGGCTCCGCCGCGCGGACCGTGCCCGCGCCCCTCGCCCCCCGGGCCCGGCTGCTGCCCTCGCTGGCCGCCGTCTACCGGGCCCAGCTCTCCCGGGCGCGGGTCGCCCGGATCCCGCTGCTCTTCGTGGCGACCTTCCAGTCCGTCGGGATCATGGTCCTGATGCGGGGGGTCGTGGACGGCGGGGCCGAGGCACGGGCGGTGGTCGCCGGCTCCAGCGTGCTGGTGGTGGCGTTCGTCGCGCTCAACCTGCTCGCGCAGTACTTCGGCCAGCTCCGGGCGGGCGGCGGGCTCGACCACTACGCCACCCTGCCGGTGCCGCCGGCCGCGGTGGTGCTGGGGGCGGCCGCCGCGTACGCCTCGTTCACCGTGCCCGGCACGGTCTTCACGGCGATCACCGGCAGTGTGCTGTTCCAGCTGCCGATGACCCATCTGTGGGTCCTGGTCGCCGTCATCCCGCTCTCCGGCGCCGCGCTGGCCGGTCTGGGCGCGGCCCTCGGGCTGCTGGCCCCGCGCCCCGAGCTGGCGACCCTGCTGGGGCAGCTGGGGATGTCCGCCGCCCTGCTCCTCGGGGTGCTGCCGGCCGACCGGCTGCCGGGGCCGGTGGGCTGGGCGCGTGACCTGCTGCCCTCCACGTACGGTGTCGAGGCGCTGGCCCGCTCCTTCGACACGGCTCCGGACTGGGGGCTGATCGGCTTCTTCCTCGCGATCTGCGCTGCGGTGGGGGTGCTGTCGCTGGCGGTGGCCACGTGGGCGTACCGGCGGGCGGCGGTTCGGTAG
- a CDS encoding ABC transporter permease, whose protein sequence is MAWHDGTVTAPLTPPHQPNPHDPWQAPPSGSHLATAPASGSPDDPDTATELRQAAVVVALVALAGIALGLLWLWLAPRVPLVSDGSAVFLENSEGEEAIGADGTFVLLAAGFGALSAAAVFWRLRRGGVLVVAGLALGGVLGSLLAWRVGVWLGPSSDVVARAREVGEGVVFDAPLELHAVVVAVLVWPFVALGLHLLLTAAFGPREPEPEWAGVGWSSYYGGPGEDPGGPKPAAGPGAGPVPGAPPGGAGAS, encoded by the coding sequence GTGGCCTGGCACGATGGCACGGTGACCGCACCTCTGACGCCGCCTCACCAGCCGAACCCCCACGATCCGTGGCAGGCCCCGCCCTCGGGCTCCCATCTCGCGACCGCGCCCGCCTCCGGTTCGCCCGACGACCCGGACACGGCGACGGAGCTGCGTCAGGCCGCCGTCGTCGTCGCTCTGGTGGCGCTCGCCGGGATCGCGCTCGGCCTGCTGTGGCTCTGGCTCGCGCCCCGGGTCCCGCTGGTCTCCGACGGCAGCGCCGTCTTCCTGGAGAACAGTGAGGGCGAGGAGGCCATCGGGGCCGACGGAACGTTTGTGCTGCTGGCGGCCGGGTTCGGTGCGCTCTCGGCGGCGGCCGTCTTCTGGCGGCTGCGGCGCGGGGGTGTCCTCGTGGTGGCGGGTCTCGCGCTGGGCGGGGTGCTCGGGTCGCTGCTGGCCTGGCGGGTGGGGGTCTGGCTGGGCCCGTCCTCCGACGTGGTGGCCCGGGCCCGGGAGGTCGGCGAGGGGGTCGTGTTCGACGCGCCGCTGGAGCTGCACGCGGTGGTGGTGGCGGTGCTGGTGTGGCCGTTCGTGGCGCTGGGCCTGCATCTGCTGCTGACGGCGGCGTTCGGGCCGCGGGAGCCGGAGCCGGAGTGGGCGGGGGTGGGGTGGTCGTCGTACTACGGGGGGCCGGGGGAGGACCCCGGGGGTCCGAAGCCGGCTGCCGGGCCCGGGGCTGGGCCTGTGCCGGGGGCGCCGCCGGGGGGTGCGGGGGCGTCGTAG
- the ybaK gene encoding Cys-tRNA(Pro) deacylase → MAKKPKKQSGGTPATVALTAAGTAFTVHTYDHDPSSPSYGEEAAEALGVSPDRVFKTLVADVDGELTVAVVPVAGSLDLKALATTVGGKRATMADPAAAERTTGYVRGGISPLGQRKRLRTVLDASARAHATICVSAGRRGLEVELSAEDLAGLTGAVFAEIGRA, encoded by the coding sequence GTGGCGAAGAAGCCGAAGAAACAGTCGGGCGGCACCCCCGCCACGGTCGCCCTGACCGCGGCGGGCACCGCCTTCACGGTCCACACCTACGACCACGACCCGTCCTCCCCCTCCTACGGCGAGGAGGCCGCCGAGGCCCTGGGCGTCTCCCCCGACCGGGTCTTCAAGACCCTGGTCGCCGACGTCGACGGCGAACTGACGGTCGCGGTCGTCCCCGTGGCCGGCTCCCTGGACCTCAAGGCCCTGGCCACCACGGTGGGCGGCAAACGCGCCACGATGGCGGACCCGGCGGCGGCGGAACGCACCACGGGCTACGTCCGCGGCGGCATCTCCCCCCTGGGCCAGCGCAAACGCCTCCGCACGGTCCTGGACGCCTCCGCCCGCGCCCACGCCACGATCTGCGTCTCGGCGGGGCGCCGGGGGCTGGAGGTGGAGCTGTCGGCGGAGGACCTGGCGGGGCTGACGGGGGCGGTGTTCGCGGAGATCGGGCGGGCCTGA
- a CDS encoding LON peptidase substrate-binding domain-containing protein has translation MTTARLPLFPLNVVLFPGLVLPLNVFEERYRAMMRELLKSDEDEPRRFVVVAIRDGRETAVTGTGMPDPVASPPPAERAPADGFGPDPIQTFHRVGCVADAATIRERADGSFEILATGTTRVRLLSVDTSGPYLTAEVEEVTEEPPAEDEADEAGALAEGVLRAFRAYQKRLAGASERSLSTGSDLPDDPSVVSYLVAAATVLDTPTKQRLLQAPDTATRLREELTLLRRETAVIRHLPSLPAPDLTRAPTHPN, from the coding sequence GTGACCACCGCCCGTCTTCCCCTTTTCCCGCTCAACGTGGTGCTGTTCCCCGGCCTCGTCCTGCCGCTCAACGTCTTCGAGGAGCGGTATCGCGCCATGATGCGGGAGCTGCTGAAGAGCGACGAGGACGAACCTCGCCGCTTCGTCGTGGTCGCGATCCGCGACGGCCGCGAGACCGCCGTGACGGGCACCGGCATGCCGGACCCCGTCGCCTCCCCGCCCCCCGCCGAGCGCGCCCCCGCCGACGGCTTCGGCCCCGATCCGATCCAGACCTTCCACCGGGTGGGCTGCGTGGCCGACGCGGCGACCATCCGGGAGCGCGCGGACGGCAGCTTCGAGATCCTGGCCACCGGCACGACCCGGGTGCGGCTGCTCTCGGTCGACACGAGCGGCCCGTATCTGACCGCCGAGGTCGAGGAGGTCACCGAGGAGCCGCCCGCCGAGGACGAGGCGGACGAGGCCGGTGCGCTCGCGGAGGGCGTCCTGCGGGCGTTCCGCGCGTACCAGAAGCGGCTGGCCGGGGCGAGCGAACGCTCGCTCTCCACCGGCTCCGATCTGCCCGACGACCCCTCCGTGGTCTCCTACCTGGTCGCGGCGGCCACCGTCCTGGACACCCCCACGAAGCAGCGCCTCCTCCAGGCCCCGGACACCGCGACCCGGCTCCGCGAGGAGCTGACGCTGCTGCGCCGGGAGACCGCGGTCATCCGCCACCTCCCGTCGCTGCCCGCACCGGACCTGACCCGCGCCCCGACCCACCCCAACTGA
- a CDS encoding oxidoreductase yields MTEPHEGDIPDGLSAAELGMWQSFRNGTTYDLRTYDPTRNDPFARHTWGPERSVGARTVARLLLSGPPARPGRVAALKLRGVRITGKLDLAGGRVSPYVELTGCRFEQEVVLPECHFTTLRLVGCLLPRLEAARLHTEGDLHLPRCRIDRGIRLTDAQIGTDLLINQLSVGPDRHGRAFVGDGMSVAQDLQAEMIETHGELSLRGAKVGGSLSLRGSHLRAAEERRALNAPQLTVERTLYMTEAWVSVETGNQGTTPPYGVVYAPTPARGTRSQIFECKGGVRLDDGRFGDAVDLHKARFAMTRQEELSLRRIVTPELRFNAERPEEGRVVLNGAKVVTLIDLSTSWPGPGGLAMGGFVYENLVPYGHFPLSRRLEWVSAATPEYVPEPYERLATVLRSSGEDADAREVLLAKQRRRRETLPPAAKAWGFLQDWTVAYGYRPGRALVWMAVLWAAGTAAFSRYDPAPIKDDESPLWNPALYALDLLIPVINLGQDGYWRMEGGWQWAAAGLVLVGWILATTVAAGASRLLRRG; encoded by the coding sequence GTGACCGAGCCGCACGAAGGCGACATCCCGGACGGCCTCAGCGCAGCGGAGCTGGGCATGTGGCAGTCCTTCCGCAACGGGACCACCTATGACTTACGCACCTACGACCCCACCCGCAACGATCCGTTCGCCCGGCACACCTGGGGGCCCGAGCGGAGTGTCGGCGCGCGCACGGTGGCGCGGCTGCTGCTGAGCGGGCCACCGGCGCGGCCTGGCCGGGTGGCGGCGCTCAAGCTCCGGGGGGTGCGGATCACCGGGAAGCTGGACCTGGCGGGCGGGCGGGTCTCGCCGTACGTGGAGCTGACGGGGTGCCGGTTCGAGCAGGAGGTGGTGCTGCCGGAGTGCCACTTCACGACGTTGCGCTTGGTGGGGTGTCTGCTGCCCCGGCTGGAGGCGGCCCGGCTGCACACGGAGGGCGATCTGCATCTGCCGCGCTGCCGGATCGACCGGGGCATCCGGCTCACCGACGCCCAGATCGGCACGGATCTGCTGATCAACCAGTTGAGCGTGGGGCCCGACCGGCACGGCAGGGCGTTCGTCGGGGACGGCATGTCGGTGGCCCAGGACCTCCAGGCCGAGATGATCGAGACACACGGGGAGCTGAGCCTGCGCGGGGCGAAGGTGGGCGGTTCGCTGAGCCTGCGCGGCAGCCATCTGCGGGCGGCGGAGGAGCGGCGGGCGCTGAACGCGCCGCAGCTGACGGTGGAGCGCACGCTCTACATGACCGAGGCGTGGGTGAGCGTCGAGACGGGGAACCAGGGCACGACCCCCCCGTACGGCGTGGTCTACGCCCCGACCCCGGCGCGCGGGACCCGGTCGCAGATCTTCGAGTGCAAGGGCGGGGTGCGGCTGGACGACGGGCGGTTCGGGGACGCGGTGGACCTGCACAAGGCCCGGTTCGCGATGACCCGGCAGGAGGAGTTGTCGCTGCGCCGGATCGTCACACCGGAGCTGCGGTTCAACGCGGAACGCCCGGAGGAGGGGCGGGTCGTGCTGAACGGGGCGAAGGTGGTGACCCTGATCGACCTGTCCACCAGCTGGCCGGGGCCCGGCGGTCTGGCGATGGGCGGTTTCGTCTACGAGAACCTCGTCCCGTACGGCCACTTCCCGCTCTCGCGGCGGCTGGAGTGGGTGTCGGCGGCGACCCCGGAGTACGTCCCCGAGCCGTACGAGCGCCTCGCGACGGTGCTGCGCAGCAGCGGCGAGGACGCGGACGCGCGGGAGGTGCTGCTGGCCAAGCAGCGTCGGCGCCGGGAGACGCTGCCGCCGGCCGCGAAGGCGTGGGGGTTCCTCCAGGACTGGACGGTGGCGTACGGGTACCGGCCTGGGCGGGCGCTGGTGTGGATGGCGGTGCTGTGGGCGGCGGGGACGGCGGCGTTCTCGCGGTACGACCCGGCGCCGATCAAGGACGACGAGTCACCGCTGTGGAACCCGGCGCTCTATGCGCTGGACCTCCTGATCCCGGTGATCAACCTCGGCCAGGACGGCTACTGGCGGATGGAGGGCGGCTGGCAGTGGGCGGCGGCCGGTCTGGTGCTGGTGGGGTGGATATTGGCCACGACGGTGGCCGCGGGGGCCTCGCGGCTGCTGCGCAGGGGGTGA
- the hisD gene encoding histidinol dehydrogenase — MISRIDLRGDALPEGAALRDLLPRAEFDVEAALETVRPICEDVRHRGSAAVIEWGEKFDGVRISSVRVPAEALTKALEELDPAVRAALEESIRRARLVHREQRRTTHTTQVVPGGTVTEKWVPVERVGLYVPGGRSVYPSSVVMNVVPAQEAGVEGVAVASPPQKDFDGLPHPTILAACALLGVDEVYAAGGAQAVAMFAYGTEDCSPVNLVTGPGNIYVAAAKRLLKGRIGIDAEAGPTEIAILADATADPVHVAADLISQAEHDPMAAAVLVTDSEELAAATEAELVPQVAATKHVKDRIEPALAGRQSAIVLVSSVEDGLKVVDAYGAEHLEIQTADAAAVADRVRNAGAIFVGPWAPVSLGDYCAGSNHVLPTGGCACHSSGLSVQSFLRGIHIVDYSRDALAEVTHHVVTLAEAEDLPAHGAAMKARFGWKVPQQ; from the coding sequence GTGATCTCTCGAATCGATCTGCGCGGCGACGCCCTCCCCGAGGGTGCTGCCCTGCGCGACCTGCTGCCCCGTGCCGAGTTCGACGTGGAAGCCGCCCTGGAGACGGTGCGGCCCATCTGCGAGGACGTACGCCATCGTGGCTCCGCGGCAGTGATCGAGTGGGGGGAGAAGTTCGACGGTGTCCGGATCTCGTCGGTCCGGGTGCCCGCCGAGGCGCTGACGAAGGCCCTGGAGGAGCTGGACCCGGCCGTCCGCGCGGCCCTGGAGGAGTCGATCCGCCGCGCCCGCCTCGTCCACCGCGAGCAGCGCCGCACCACGCACACCACCCAGGTCGTCCCCGGCGGCACCGTCACCGAGAAGTGGGTCCCCGTCGAGCGCGTCGGGCTCTACGTTCCCGGCGGCCGCTCGGTCTACCCCTCCTCCGTCGTGATGAACGTCGTCCCGGCCCAGGAGGCGGGTGTCGAGGGCGTCGCCGTGGCCTCCCCGCCGCAGAAGGACTTCGACGGCCTCCCGCACCCCACGATCCTCGCCGCCTGCGCCCTGCTCGGCGTGGACGAGGTGTACGCGGCGGGCGGCGCCCAGGCCGTCGCGATGTTCGCGTACGGCACCGAGGACTGCTCCCCGGTCAACCTGGTCACCGGCCCCGGCAACATCTACGTCGCCGCCGCCAAGCGCCTCCTCAAGGGCCGCATCGGCATCGACGCCGAGGCCGGGCCCACCGAGATCGCGATCCTCGCCGACGCCACCGCCGACCCGGTGCACGTCGCCGCCGACCTGATCAGCCAGGCCGAGCACGACCCGATGGCCGCCGCCGTCCTGGTCACCGACTCCGAGGAGCTGGCCGCCGCCACCGAGGCCGAGCTGGTCCCCCAGGTCGCCGCCACCAAGCACGTCAAGGACCGCATCGAGCCCGCGCTGGCCGGCCGCCAGTCCGCGATCGTCCTGGTCTCCTCGGTGGAGGACGGCCTCAAGGTCGTCGACGCGTACGGTGCCGAGCACCTGGAGATCCAGACCGCCGACGCCGCCGCCGTGGCCGACCGGGTCCGCAACGCCGGAGCGATCTTCGTCGGCCCCTGGGCCCCCGTCTCGCTGGGCGACTACTGCGCGGGCTCCAACCACGTCCTGCCCACCGGCGGCTGCGCCTGCCACTCCTCGGGCCTCTCCGTGCAGTCCTTCCTGCGCGGCATCCACATCGTCGACTACAGCCGCGACGCGCTCGCCGAGGTCACCCACCATGTGGTGACCCTCGCCGAGGCGGAGGACCTCCCCGCCCACGGCGCCGCGATGAAGGCACGGTTCGGCTGGAAGGTTCCGCAGCAGTGA
- a CDS encoding histidinol-phosphate transaminase, giving the protein MTYDSTAPRNPWDELPIRDELRGQSPYGAPQLDVPVRLNTNENPYPLPEALVDRIAERVREAARDLNRYPDRDAVELRTELARYLTRTAGHEVTAANVWAANGSNEVLQQLLQTFGGPGRTAIGFEPSYSMHALISRGTGTGWISGPRGEDFTIDVAAARAAIAEHRPEVVFITSPNNPTGTAVDAETVLALYDAAQAAGPSIVVVDEAYGEFSHRPSLLPLIEGRRDLIVSRTMSKAFGAAGLRLGYLAADPAVVDAVQLVRLPYHLSSITQATALAALEHTDTLLGYVAQLKGERDRLVAELRAIGYEVTESDANFVQFGRFDDSHAVWQRILDRGVLVRDNGVPGWLRVTAGTPAENDAFLDAVRELKKEHDA; this is encoded by the coding sequence GTGACGTACGACAGCACCGCCCCCCGCAACCCCTGGGACGAACTCCCCATCCGGGACGAGCTTCGGGGCCAGTCCCCGTACGGAGCCCCCCAGCTCGACGTCCCCGTACGCCTCAACACCAACGAGAACCCGTACCCGCTCCCCGAGGCCCTGGTCGACCGCATCGCGGAGCGGGTCCGCGAGGCCGCCCGCGACCTCAACCGCTACCCCGACCGGGACGCGGTCGAGCTCCGCACCGAGCTGGCCCGCTACCTCACCCGCACCGCCGGGCACGAGGTGACGGCGGCCAACGTCTGGGCGGCCAACGGCTCCAACGAGGTCCTCCAGCAGCTGCTCCAGACCTTCGGCGGGCCCGGCCGCACCGCGATCGGCTTCGAACCCTCGTACTCGATGCACGCCCTCATCTCGCGCGGCACCGGCACCGGCTGGATCTCCGGCCCGCGCGGCGAGGACTTCACCATCGACGTGGCGGCCGCCCGCGCCGCCATCGCCGAGCACCGCCCCGAGGTCGTCTTCATCACCTCGCCCAACAACCCCACCGGCACCGCCGTCGACGCCGAGACCGTCCTCGCCCTCTACGACGCCGCGCAGGCCGCCGGTCCTTCGATCGTCGTCGTCGACGAGGCGTACGGAGAGTTCAGCCACCGCCCCTCGCTGCTCCCGCTGATCGAGGGCCGCCGCGACCTGATCGTCTCCCGGACCATGTCCAAGGCGTTCGGCGCGGCCGGGCTGCGCCTGGGCTACCTCGCCGCCGACCCCGCCGTGGTCGACGCGGTCCAGCTGGTGCGGCTGCCGTACCACCTCTCCTCCATCACCCAGGCCACCGCGCTCGCCGCCCTGGAGCACACCGATACGCTGCTGGGGTACGTCGCGCAGCTCAAGGGCGAGCGCGACCGGCTGGTGGCCGAGCTGCGGGCCATCGGCTACGAGGTCACCGAGTCGGACGCCAACTTCGTCCAGTTCGGCCGCTTCGACGACAGCCACGCCGTCTGGCAGCGGATCCTCGACCGGGGCGTCCTGGTCCGGGACAACGGCGTACCGGGATGGCTGCGGGTCACCGCAGGAACCCCGGCCGAGAACGACGCGTTCCTCGATGCGGTACGCGAACTCAAGAAGGAGCACGACGCATGA
- the hisB gene encoding imidazoleglycerol-phosphate dehydratase HisB produces the protein MSPRVGRVERTTKETSVLVEINLDGSGKVDVATGVGFYDHMLDQLGRHGLFDLTVKTEGDLHIDTHHTIEDTALALGAAFKQALGDKVGIYRFGNCTVPLDESLAQVTVDLSGRPYLIHTEPENMAPMIGTYDTTMTRHIFESFVAQAQVALHIHVPYGRNAHHIVECQFKALARALRYASERDPRAAGILPSTKGAL, from the coding sequence ATGAGCCCCCGCGTAGGCCGCGTGGAACGCACCACCAAGGAAACGTCCGTACTGGTCGAGATCAACCTCGACGGCAGCGGAAAGGTCGATGTCGCCACCGGGGTCGGCTTCTACGACCACATGCTCGACCAGCTCGGCCGCCACGGCCTCTTCGACCTCACGGTCAAGACCGAGGGCGACCTGCACATCGACACCCACCACACCATCGAGGACACCGCCCTCGCGCTCGGCGCCGCCTTCAAGCAGGCCCTCGGCGACAAGGTCGGCATCTACCGCTTCGGCAACTGCACCGTCCCGCTGGACGAGTCGCTCGCCCAGGTCACCGTCGACCTCTCCGGCCGCCCGTACCTGATCCACACCGAGCCGGAGAACATGGCCCCGATGATCGGGACCTACGACACGACGATGACCCGGCACATCTTCGAGTCCTTCGTCGCCCAGGCCCAGGTGGCCCTGCACATCCACGTCCCGTACGGGCGCAACGCCCACCACATCGTGGAGTGCCAGTTCAAGGCGCTCGCCCGCGCCCTGCGGTACGCCTCCGAGCGTGACCCGCGCGCCGCCGGCATCCTGCCCTCCACGAAGGGCGCCCTGTGA
- the hisH gene encoding imidazole glycerol phosphate synthase subunit HisH, with the protein MTDTKKVVVFDYGFGNVRSAERALAHVGADVEITRDYERAMNADGLLVPGVGAFSACMEGLKRARGDWIIGRRLSGGRPVMGICVGMQILFEKGIEHGVETEGLDEWPGTVGPLKADVVPHMGWNTVEAPEDSRLFAGLDPEARFYFVHSYAAHDWSLEITNAKIRAPKVTWATHGERFVAAVENGALWATQFHPEKSGDAGAQLLTNWIETL; encoded by the coding sequence ATGACTGACACCAAGAAGGTCGTCGTCTTCGACTACGGCTTCGGCAACGTCCGCTCCGCCGAACGGGCCCTCGCCCATGTCGGCGCGGACGTCGAGATCACCCGCGACTACGAGCGCGCGATGAACGCCGACGGGCTGCTCGTCCCCGGCGTCGGCGCGTTCTCCGCCTGCATGGAGGGGCTCAAGCGGGCCCGCGGCGACTGGATCATCGGCCGCAGGCTCTCCGGCGGACGCCCCGTGATGGGGATCTGCGTCGGGATGCAGATCCTCTTCGAGAAGGGCATCGAGCACGGCGTGGAGACCGAGGGCCTGGACGAATGGCCGGGTACGGTCGGCCCCCTGAAGGCAGACGTCGTCCCGCACATGGGGTGGAACACGGTGGAGGCCCCCGAGGACTCCCGGCTCTTCGCGGGCCTGGACCCCGAGGCCCGCTTCTACTTCGTGCACTCCTACGCGGCGCACGACTGGTCCCTCGAGATCACCAACGCCAAGATCCGTGCCCCCAAGGTCACTTGGGCCACGCACGGCGAACGGTTCGTGGCCGCCGTGGAGAACGGCGCGCTCTGGGCCACCCAGTTCCACCCCGAGAAGTCCGGCGATGCCGGCGCCCAGCTGCTGACCAACTGGATCGAGACGCTGTAA
- the priA gene encoding bifunctional 1-(5-phosphoribosyl)-5-((5-phosphoribosylamino)methylideneamino)imidazole-4-carboxamide isomerase/phosphoribosylanthranilate isomerase PriA: MPKLELLPAVDVRDGQAVRLVHGESGSETSYGSPLEAALAWQSAGAEWLHLVDLDAAFGTGDNRDVIAEVTGAMDIKVELSGGIRDDASLEAALATGCRRVNLGTAALESPEWVAKVIAEHGDKIAVGLDVRGTTLRGRGWTRDGGDLYETLARLDAEGCARYVVTDIAKDGTLQGPNLGLLRDVCAVTDRPVVASGGVSSLDDLRAISLLVPEGVEGAIVGKALYAKAFTLEEALKAVAV, encoded by the coding sequence ATGCCGAAGCTTGAACTGCTCCCCGCCGTCGACGTCCGTGACGGCCAGGCCGTCCGCCTCGTCCACGGCGAGTCCGGCTCCGAGACCTCCTACGGCTCCCCGCTGGAGGCCGCCCTCGCCTGGCAGTCCGCCGGGGCCGAGTGGCTGCACCTCGTCGACCTGGACGCCGCCTTCGGCACCGGGGACAACCGGGACGTGATCGCCGAGGTCACCGGCGCCATGGACATCAAGGTCGAGCTGTCCGGCGGCATCCGCGACGACGCCTCGCTGGAGGCCGCCCTCGCCACCGGCTGCCGCCGCGTCAACCTCGGCACCGCCGCCCTGGAGTCCCCGGAGTGGGTCGCCAAGGTCATCGCGGAGCACGGCGACAAGATCGCCGTCGGCCTCGACGTCCGGGGCACCACCCTGCGCGGCCGCGGCTGGACCCGCGACGGCGGCGACCTCTACGAGACGCTGGCCCGCCTGGACGCCGAGGGCTGCGCGCGGTACGTCGTCACGGACATCGCCAAGGACGGCACCCTCCAGGGCCCGAACCTCGGCCTCCTGCGGGACGTCTGCGCCGTCACCGACCGCCCGGTCGTCGCCTCCGGCGGGGTCTCCTCGCTGGACGACCTCCGCGCGATCTCCCTCCTCGTCCCCGAAGGCGTCGAGGGCGCGATCGTCGGCAAGGCGCTGTACGCGAAGGCGTTCACGCTGGAAGAGGCGCTCAAGGCGGTCGCCGTATGA
- a CDS encoding RidA family protein — MTDASSAVRRISTGAPWEEKFGYSRAVELPGGLVLVSGCTSVVNGQIAAGSPYEQAITSFDVAFAALEQVGLGREDVVRTRMYITHARDVDEVGRAHKELFDAVRPAATMIIVSGFVDPSLVVEVEVEAYRGGAK; from the coding sequence ATGACGGACGCCTCGTCCGCTGTGCGCCGGATCTCCACCGGTGCCCCCTGGGAGGAGAAGTTCGGCTACTCCCGCGCGGTCGAACTCCCGGGCGGCCTCGTCCTGGTGTCCGGCTGCACCTCCGTGGTGAACGGCCAGATCGCCGCCGGCTCCCCGTACGAGCAGGCCATCACCTCCTTCGACGTCGCCTTCGCGGCGCTGGAGCAGGTGGGCCTGGGCCGCGAGGACGTCGTCCGTACGCGGATGTACATCACCCACGCCCGGGACGTGGACGAGGTCGGCCGCGCCCACAAGGAGCTGTTCGACGCCGTACGCCCCGCCGCCACGATGATCATCGTGTCCGGATTCGTCGACCCGAGCCTGGTCGTCGAGGTCGAGGTCGAGGCCTACCGAGGAGGCGCGAAGTGA